A single genomic interval of Helianthus annuus cultivar XRQ/B chromosome 6, HanXRQr2.0-SUNRISE, whole genome shotgun sequence harbors:
- the LOC110933592 gene encoding uncharacterized protein LOC110933592 gives MEKQMEEQQLQHALQQSQMERLLQLQEEERAHRRAWEEEEARRQTAQRELDQRRWGALAFSNQMAINNTKVLHDQERHQRDYQARLPYVEHSRWIDYPNLPHPQGPSDPTPHWPEAVGSSFIPIPYQPPPQQESSPLDNYRDMFEALTGYPYQPNPPVNPNERYQR, from the coding sequence ATGGAAAAGCAGATGGAGGAGCAGCAACTGCAACATGCGTTACAGCAGTCACAAATGGAACGCCTGTTACAGTTGCAGGAGGAAGAAAGGGCCCACagacgggcatgggaagaagagGAGGCTAGGCGCCAAACTGCACAAAGAGAGTTGGACCAACGCCGATGGGGAGCGTTGGCCTTCTCTAACCAGATGGCGATTAATAACACCAAGGTGCTCCATGACCAAGAGCGCCATCAAAGAGATTATCAAGCCAGACTCCCATATGTTGAACACTCGAGGTGGATAGATTACCCCAACCTTCCTCATCCGCAAGGGCCATCCGATCCAACCCCTCATTGGCCCGAGGCAGTCGGCTCTAGTTTCATTCCGATTCCGTACCAACCGCCACCTCAACAAGAGTCGAGCCCGCTAGATAACTACAGGGATATGtttgaggccctcactggttatccgtATCAGCCGAACCCGCCAGTGAACCCTAACgagagatatcagcggtag